One genomic region from candidate division WOR-3 bacterium encodes:
- the smpB gene encoding SsrA-binding protein SmpB: MKIVAQNRKAIHNYFIEEKYEAGIELKGSEVKSIREGKISIEEGYCTIENGEMFLKDVHIAPYEKGSVFNPDPKRKRKLLLHKNEIKRLVGKIERKGYTLIPLKVYFNDKGRCKIEIALAKGKKVVDKRKELRERALKREERYYHKYKW, encoded by the coding sequence ATGAAAATTGTTGCTCAAAACCGAAAGGCTATTCATAATTATTTTATTGAAGAAAAATACGAAGCAGGAATTGAATTAAAAGGAAGTGAAGTAAAATCAATAAGAGAAGGTAAGATTTCTATTGAAGAAGGTTATTGTACAATTGAAAATGGCGAAATGTTTTTAAAAGATGTCCATATTGCTCCTTATGAAAAAGGAAGCGTTTTTAATCCCGATCCCAAAAGAAAAAGAAAATTACTACTTCATAAAAATGAGATAAAAAGATTGGTCGGTAAAATAGAGAGGAAGGGATATACCTTAATTCCCTTAAAAGTCTATTTTAATGATAAAGGAAGGTGTAAAATTGAAATTGCTTTAGCAAAGGGGAAGAAGGTTGTTGATAAAAGAAAGGAATTAAGAGAAAGGGCACTTAAAAGAGAAGAACGGTATTATCATAAATATAAATGGTAA
- a CDS encoding 4Fe-4S dicluster domain-containing protein, producing MKAYKLKKEYLKEYLKSLEDFGEVWGPIKKGDIDVYEKISDYSLLNLNALRPILPLKKFLIPPKFNTFFYTKDGKYENALKDVKKRIIFGVHPCEIHALLILDRLYKERYPDYYYLIHRKSTLIVALSCVPDEKCFARSLNTHFVEEGFDLGFTDLDDYYLVWVGSSEGDDLLRCRLDLFEEKITSQDLNRYIEWRKWRDNQYQLNLDLTAMPDIMELSYDLEIWEEIGEKCLSCGTCSMVCPTCTCFNIADYLGIEDEPGKRERFWDSCMLKTFALVAGGFNFRERRADRVKLWYTHKLKAFITEFGKPACVGCGRCIANCPVNINVTEITKILKGEGAKK from the coding sequence ATGAAGGCTTATAAATTAAAAAAGGAATATTTAAAGGAATATCTAAAAAGTTTAGAAGACTTTGGAGAAGTTTGGGGACCGATAAAGAAAGGAGATATTGATGTCTATGAAAAAATTAGTGATTATTCCCTATTAAATCTCAATGCCTTAAGACCTATTTTACCTTTAAAAAAATTTCTTATTCCACCAAAATTTAATACCTTCTTTTATACCAAAGATGGTAAATACGAAAATGCCTTAAAGGATGTTAAAAAAAGAATTATCTTTGGTGTCCATCCTTGCGAAATTCATGCTCTTTTAATTTTAGATCGATTGTATAAAGAAAGATATCCTGATTATTATTATTTAATCCATAGGAAGTCAACATTGATCGTTGCTCTTTCGTGTGTTCCTGACGAAAAGTGCTTTGCTCGGTCCTTGAATACTCACTTTGTCGAAGAAGGTTTTGATTTAGGATTTACTGACTTAGATGATTACTATCTTGTTTGGGTTGGCTCTTCAGAAGGAGATGATTTATTACGTTGTCGTTTAGATCTATTTGAAGAAAAAATCACCTCTCAGGATTTAAATCGTTATATTGAATGGCGGAAGTGGCGAGATAATCAATACCAACTTAATTTAGACCTTACTGCGATGCCGGATATTATGGAATTAAGTTATGATTTAGAAATCTGGGAAGAAATTGGCGAAAAGTGTCTTTCTTGTGGAACTTGTAGTATGGTCTGCCCTACCTGTACGTGTTTTAATATTGCTGATTATTTAGGCATCGAAGATGAACCTGGAAAAAGGGAAAGATTTTGGGATAGTTGTATGTTAAAAACTTTTGCCTTGGTTGCTGGTGGCTTTAACTTTCGTGAAAGAAGAGCAGATCGGGTAAAACTTTGGTACACTCATAAATTAAAAGCCTTCATTACCGAATTTGGCAAACCAGCATGTGTGGGTTGTGGTCGCTGTATCGCTAATTGTCCAGTGAATATTAATGTGACTGAAATAACAAAAATTTTAAAAGGAGAGGGAGCTAAAAAATGA
- a CDS encoding FAD/NAD(P)-binding protein, translating to MNENLYQPIPMRIVRRYDLIENVRFFQVRPIDIEKALTINYKPGQFMMISLFGAGEAPFSISSSPSRPGLLEFGIRKIGVLTEQLFKLKENEIIHIRGPYGNGFPIEKMYGYNLIIVAGGLGAVPLRSLLLYALDNRDLFKKIYFLYGARRPKEMLFLREFLELKEREDLECLLTVDKDDTGTWTEKIGVVTELFKYLKDIDPQKTYAAVCGPPIMYRFVIDKLVSLEIPKHQILMTLERRMRCGMGKCGHCVIGSIYTCVDGPVFTYWDVLHMKDLI from the coding sequence ATGAACGAAAATTTGTACCAACCTATTCCAATGAGAATTGTAAGAAGATATGATTTAATTGAAAATGTACGTTTCTTCCAAGTAAGGCCGATAGATATTGAAAAAGCCTTAACTATAAACTACAAACCTGGCCAATTTATGATGATCTCTCTTTTTGGAGCTGGGGAAGCCCCTTTTTCTATTTCCTCCTCACCATCTCGTCCTGGTTTATTAGAATTTGGTATTAGGAAAATTGGTGTTCTAACAGAGCAACTGTTTAAATTAAAAGAGAATGAAATAATTCATATTCGGGGACCTTATGGCAATGGATTTCCAATTGAAAAAATGTATGGTTATAATCTAATTATTGTTGCTGGCGGTTTAGGAGCAGTGCCTTTGCGTTCTTTACTTTTGTATGCTTTAGATAACCGTGATTTATTTAAAAAGATCTATTTTCTTTATGGTGCCCGACGACCAAAGGAAATGTTATTTTTAAGGGAATTTTTAGAATTAAAAGAACGAGAAGATTTAGAATGTCTTTTAACAGTAGACAAAGATGATACCGGAACTTGGACCGAGAAAATTGGGGTGGTAACCGAACTTTTCAAATATTTAAAAGATATTGATCCGCAAAAAACCTATGCGGCAGTGTGTGGTCCGCCGATAATGTATCGATTTGTAATTGATAAATTAGTAAGTTTAGAAATCCCTAAACACCAAATTTTAATGACCTTAGAGAGAAGGATGCGGTGCGGTATGGGAAAATGTGGACATTGTGTTATTGGTTCCATTTATACTTGTGTTGACGGACCAGTTTTTACTTATTGGGATGTATTACATATGAAAGATTTAATATAA
- a CDS encoding sulfhydrogenase 1 subunit delta: MEKKLKVGFYEFTGCAGDLLTIVHNEDYLLKVWNSVEIVSFRLATSKRNEKTNLDIAFVEGSITSEEQIEELKKIREKSKILVALGTCASFGGLQSMYSHQEDFLTRFNSVYPHKFAILKPLESKPLENYVKVDYFIPGCPIDFKLFLFNFTRLLRNLPVELPYYPVCLECKWRENNCLLLKRIPCLGPLTRAGCSARCPTNNLPCVGCFGPYEDLNLSSWLKIFQENNIPFKELEKKVRLFWGTKAKEILKQLKNKR; the protein is encoded by the coding sequence ATGGAAAAGAAATTAAAAGTTGGTTTTTATGAATTTACCGGCTGTGCCGGTGATTTATTAACTATTGTTCACAATGAAGATTATCTTCTAAAAGTTTGGAATTCGGTAGAAATTGTCAGTTTTCGTTTGGCAACAAGCAAACGAAATGAAAAAACAAATTTAGACATTGCCTTCGTTGAAGGTTCGATAACCAGCGAAGAGCAAATAGAAGAACTTAAAAAAATAAGAGAAAAAAGCAAAATTTTAGTAGCCTTAGGGACTTGTGCTTCTTTTGGTGGTTTACAATCAATGTATTCTCACCAAGAGGATTTTTTAACCCGTTTCAACTCCGTTTATCCTCATAAATTTGCTATTTTAAAACCCTTGGAATCAAAACCATTAGAAAATTATGTAAAAGTAGATTATTTTATTCCGGGTTGCCCTATTGATTTTAAACTTTTTCTTTTTAACTTTACAAGACTTTTGAGAAATCTGCCGGTAGAATTACCTTATTATCCTGTCTGTTTAGAATGCAAATGGCGAGAAAACAATTGTCTCCTTTTAAAAAGGATTCCCTGTTTAGGTCCTTTAACTCGTGCCGGCTGCTCAGCAAGATGTCCAACTAACAATCTACCTTGTGTTGGCTGTTTCGGTCCTTACGAAGATTTAAACCTTTCTTCTTGGTTAAAAATCTTTCAAGAAAATAACATTCCTTTTAAGGAATTAGAAAAAAAAGTGAGACTATTTTGGGGAACAAAAGCAAAAGAAATTTTAAAACAACTTAAAAATAAAAGATGA